The Neospora caninum Liverpool complete genome, chromosome X genome includes a region encoding these proteins:
- a CDS encoding SRS domain-containing protein has translation MALRTFVVISVASFFLKPTSSYASEAGSPAAVQGVKSCDSEPEGEAVSEIHLTLSPGVDSVSFICSAKENAVLKPSTTKVFVDQGCDRSETLDSLFAGATLEENTAGDSKKSYTLKIPPVTRQIQKLLYYKCSFTTAVQPLLGDQGPSVSTKDCKVIITVEKVEQTEPPPDSNDQQQPQTAPESTDEQQTDLVECDSTATTKEAGVSAESPHSFKCGAGMSLHPTNLTDVFDDQDGKCAAEVALQTLVDATLTKTETEATHNGQPVYQLAVKTAPSEDTALCYKCVTTSSNLETKTNTDEASAAKECLLKISVKGSASSAFSSTWGAAKTAIAFFVTVPPVLGVVDI, from the coding sequence ATGGCACTTCGAACGTTTGTCGTCATTTCGGTGGCAAGCTTCTTTCTGAAGCCGACTTCGTCCTATGCTTCTGAAGCGGGTAGCCCTGCAGCCGTCCAAGGTGTGAAGAGCTGCGACAGTGAGCCGGAAGGGGAGGCTGTATCAGAGATTCATTTGACTCTCAGTCCCGGAGTTGATAGCGTTTCGTTCATCTGTAGCGCTAAAGAGAATGCAGTGCTGAAGCCGTCAACAACAAAGGTCTTCGTAGACCAAGGGTGTGACCGTTCAGAAACACTGGATTCACTGTTTGCCGGTGCAACGCTagaagaaaacacagccGGAGACAGTAAGAAATCTTACACACTGAAAATCCCTCCGGTCACACGCCAGATTCAGAAACTCCTGTACTACAAATGCTCCTTCACTACTGCCGTTCAACCACTACTAGGGGATCAAGGGCCGTCTGTCAGCACAAAGGATTGCAAGGTCATAATCACCGTTGAAAAGGTCGAACAAACAGAGCCTCCTCCCGACTCCAATGACCAGCAACAACCGCAGACTGCTCCCGAATCCACTGACGAGCAACAAACAGACCTCGTCGAATGCGACAGTACCGCAACTACAAAGGAggcaggtgtctctgcagaatCTCCTCACTCATTCAAATGTGGAGCTGGAATGTCCCTGCACCCGACAAATTTGACAGACGTGTTTGATGACCAGGACGGGAAGTGCGCCGCTGAGGTTGCCCTGCAGACTCTCGTTGACGCCACATTAACCAAAACTGAAACTGAAGCTACACACAACGGACAACCAGTGTACCAGCTTGCTGTGAAGACGGCGCCTTCTGAAGACACTGCCCTTTGCTACAAGTGTGTAACTACTTCCAGCAACCTAGAAACAAAGACCAACACCGACGAAGCATCGGCTGCGAAAGAATGCCTTCTGAAAATATCTGTGAAGGGAAGCGCATCgtccgcgttttcgtcgaCATGGGGAGCCGCGAAGACAGCAATCGCTTTCTTTGTGACAGTACCCCCGGTACTCGGCGTGGTTGACATCTAG
- a CDS encoding SRS domain-containing protein — translation MSRFCLCERVSHCCLAILLAGVLLKPVSFAVSPPPTQEPSPVPTCDKTHSERATLETELSLTVGPEQDSVSFKCSSTANAQREPDKDNVYTDEECKNAVPLTGVFENAVLEESVSQDNTKTTYKLTIPRASRKTEKEILYYKCTLDTTDGQAHDAQTLAEAGRECKVKITVDEVTKPDPEHEQNGEQQASIIECGDPTATKQATVSAESPLSFKCGAGMSLHPTNLTDVFDDQDGKCAAEVALQTLVDATLTKAETDPPQNEQPVYQLVVKTAPSGDTALCYKCVTTSSNLETKTNSEEESAAKECLLKISVKGSATSASAKRASAPSVVAFFVAAQMSLGLVYMWI, via the coding sequence ATGAGTCGATTTTGCCTTTGTGAAAGGGTTTCTCACTGCTGTCTCGCCATTTTACTGGCAGGCGTCCTTCTGAAGCCGGTTTCCTTTGCTGTTTCACCGCCTCCCACTCAGGAGCCCTCACCAGTGCCGACCTGCGACAAGACACACAGTGAAAGGGCCACGCTTGAAACCGAGCTTTCGTTGACTGTCGGTCCCGAACAGGACAGCGTTTCGTTCAAGTGTAGTTCGACCGCGAACGCACAGCGTGAGCCAGACAAGGATAATGTCTATACGGATGAGGAATGCAAAAATGCTGTACCCCTGACTGGTGTGTTTGAAAATGCCGTGCTAGAAGAAAGTGTATCTCAAGACAACACTAAGACAACGTACAAGCTGACAATCCCAAGGGCATCACGCAAGACTGAAAAAGAAATACTGTACTACAAATGTACCCTGGACACTACAGACGGTCAAGCACATGATGCTCAAACTTTAGCTGAAGCCGGAAGAGAGTGCAAAGTCAAAATCACCGTCGACGAAGTAACAAAACCAGACCCCGAACATGAACAGAATGGCGAGCAACAAGCAAGCATCATCGAATGTGGCGATCCTACGGCTACCAAGCAAGCGACTGTGTCCGCAGAATCTCCTCTCTCATTCAAATGTGGAGCTGGAATGTCCCTGCACCCGACAAATTTGACAGACGTGTTTGATGACCAGGACGGGAAGTGCGCCGCTGAGGTTGCCCTGCAGACTCTCGTTGACGCCACATTAACAAAAGCTGAAACTGACCCACCACAGAACGAACAACCAGTCTACCAGCTTGTTGTGAAAACGGCGCCTTCTGGAGACACTGCCCTCTGCTACAAGTGTGTGACTACTTCCAGCAACCTAGAAACAAAGACCAACTCCGAAGAAGAATCGGCTGCGAAAGAGTGCCTTCTGAAAATATCCGTGAAGGGGAGCGCAACCTCCGCGTCTGCAAAGCGGGCAAGCGCCCCTAGCGTAGTCGCTTTCTTTGTGGCAGCACAAATGTCGCTCGGCCTTGTTTACATGTGGATTTGA
- a CDS encoding SRS domain-containing protein codes for MTAWGFPAFTEMSRIRLLERIFRFLLAIVLAGVLLEPISSSATPGNSSSSDVPTCDKAGTSPGELRAQLDLTLSSDSDSVSFKCSSAQEATREPSNGNVYTDESCSQDHPLATVYTNAKLSESIDADKIKYTLTIPKGSRTTEKVLCYKCTLPSTDPEGKSIATQTEGKVCKVKITVDAVEPIKPEPESSDEQSTGVIECTGADTTKEASVSAESPLSFKCGAGMSLHPTNLTDVFDDQDGKCAAEVALQTLVDATLTKTDAEATHNEQPVYRLVVKTAPPEDTALCYKCVTTSSNLETKTNSGEESAAKECLLKISVKGSPSSAFSPTWGSPQGALVFFVAAQMMLSMS; via the coding sequence ATGACCGCCTGGGGTTTTCCAGCATTCACCGAAATGAGTCGAATTCGCCTTCTTGAGAGGatttttcgttttttgctCGCCATTGTGTTGGCAGGCGTCCTTCTCGAGCCGATTTCGTCTTCCGCAACTCCGGGTAACTCCTCGAGCAGCGACGTGCCGACTTGCGACAAGGCAGGGACGTCGCCGGGCGAGCTTAGAGCACAGCTTGATTTGACCCTCAGTTCCGATTCCGATAGCGTTTCGTTCAAGTGTAGTTCGGCTCAGGAAGCAACGCGCGAACCAAGCAACGGGAACGTCTATACCGATGAGAGCTGCTCACAGGACCATCCACTGGCGACGGTGTATACGAACGCCAAATTGTCGGAATCAATCGATGCAGACAAGATCAAGTACACGTTGACTATCCCGAAGGGTTCACGCACGACCGAAAAAGTGCTGTGCTACAAATGCACCTTACCCAGTACAGATCCGGAAGGGAAAAGTATCGCCACCCAAACTGAAGGCAAGGTGTGCAAGGTAAAAATTACTGTGGATGCTGTCGAACCAATTAAGCCTGAACCCGAATCCAGTGACGAACAATCAACGGGGGTCATCGAATGCACAGGTGCTGACACAACCAAAGAGGcaagtgtctccgcagaATCTCCTCTCTCATTCAAATGTGGAGCTGGAATGTCCCTGCACCCGACAAATTTGACAGACGTGTTTGATGACCAGGACGGGAAGTGCGCCGCTGAGGTTGCGCTGCAGACTCTCGTTGACGCCACATTAACAAAAACTGACGCTGAAGCCACACATAACGAACAGCCAGTATACCGGCTTGTTGTGAAGACGGCTCCTCCTGAAGACACTGCCCTCTGCTACAAGTGTGTGACTACTTCCAGCAACCTGGAAACAAAGACCAACTCCGGAGAAGAATCGGCTGCGAAAGAGTGCCTACTGAAAATATCTGTGAAGGGAAGCCCATCGTCAGCGTTTTCGCCGACATGGGGATCTCCCCAGGGagccctcgtcttctttgtaGCAGCACAAATGATGCTCAGCATGTCTTAG